Proteins found in one Oreochromis niloticus isolate F11D_XX linkage group LG22, O_niloticus_UMD_NMBU, whole genome shotgun sequence genomic segment:
- the hey1 gene encoding hairy/enhancer-of-split related with YRPW motif protein 1, with protein sequence MKRNHDFSSSDSELDETIEVEKESADENGNMSSPLGSMSPSTSTQVQARKRRRGIIEKRRRDRINNSLSELRRLVPSAYEKQGSAKLEKAEILQMTVDHLKMLHAAGGKGYFDAHALAMDYRGLGFRECLAETARYLSIIEGLDSADPLRIRLVSHLNNYASQREAHSGLSHLAWGSAFASPAAHLTHPLLLQHQQGAPLAPLPRSTTSSPQTPLSSTSNSSPSSSSPSSSALVAETHIPGRRSGSVTPHSDQGPIRIPSTTAAPTTVLHPALVPSAASKLSPPLLSSLSAFPFTFSTFPLISPTTAISPPTQNSSVAKPYRPWGMEIGAF encoded by the exons ATGAAGAGGAATCACGATTTTAGCTCCTCGGACAGCGAGTTGGATGAAACTATTGAAGTGGAGAAGGAGAGCGCAGATGAGAATGG GAATATGAGCTCCCCTCTCGGCTCCATGTCTCCCTCAACATCCACTCAGGTGCAGGCGAGGAAAAGGCGTCGAGGA ATTATTGAGAAGCGACGCCGTGACAGAATCAATAACAGCCTCAGCGAGCTCCGCAGGCTGGTTCCCAGCGCCTACGAGAAACAA GGCTCAGCCAAGCTGGAGAAAGCAGAGATTTTGCAGATGACTGTTGATCATCTGAAGATGCTTCATGCTGCTGGAGGCAAAG GTTACTTTGACGCCCACGCCCTCGCGATGGACTACCGTGGTTTGGGTTTCAGGGAGTGCCTGGCTGAGACGGCTCGTTATCTGAGCATAATCGAAGGCTTGGACAGCGCAGACCCTCTGCGGATCCGTCTAGTCTCCCACCTCAACAACTACGCCAGTCAGCGTGAGGCTCACTCCGGCCTGAGTCACCTGGCGTGGGGTTCTGCTTTTGCATCCCCCGCTGCCCACCTCACacaccccctcctcctccagcaCCAACAGGGTGCACCGCTGGCGCCTCTACCCCGCAGCACCACCAGCAGCCCACAAACTCCTCTGTCATCCACGTCCAATTcgtcaccctcctcctcctcgccgTCATCCTCCGCGCTGGTTGCAGAGACTCACATCCCAGGCAGGCGCAGCGGCAGCGTCACCCCCCACTCCGATCAAGGTCCGATCAGGATTCCCTCCACCACTGCCGCTCCCACCACCGTCCTGCATCCTGCTCTGGTCCCCTCGGCGGCCTCCAAGCTCTCCCCTccactcctctcctctctctcggCGTTCCCCTTCACCTTCAGCACCTTCCCCCTCATCTCACCCACTACTGCCATCAGCCCCCCGACCCAGAACTCCAGCGTGGCCAAACCCTACAGACCCTGGGGTATGGAGATAGGAGCTTTCTGA